A region of the Hylaeus volcanicus isolate JK05 chromosome 5, UHH_iyHylVolc1.0_haploid, whole genome shotgun sequence genome:
TGAGAGTGCAAcgtgtacaataaaaatgtttgtttatgcCTTCGTATTTTCCttaatattacgaataaaCGCTATCTAGGATATTTACCATAGCAAAATAACGCgataagtataaatatttcacgaaggGGAAATTCTCGATTTTGACCAAGTCTATTTTTGCGACCTACGTCAAAGAGTTCCTCAGGCTCTCGTTCGCCATTGCCACGTGTTTTATCTTGTACGCGCTTAGCGCCCCCATTTACGCGTACGCACTTCCTGTCACGTTGACAGCGAATATTCTCATTATTTtgaatgcaaatattttcatcgttgcGAGCGGGCCTCTCGCCCgccaaaaattaataaaggcGGAAGTATCGTCGACGGATTTATCGAAAGACTAAGCTATTGCGGCAACCGGATCGGAAATTAATCATCATTTCTTCTCACCGATGCAGAAgagttaaacaaaatataaataaacgttgaaATTAGGTCTATCAAGgaatgcattattaattaacccttaaacGGAcgatgttgtttttaaacaacatactaaacatcacagatgaaattgatgaatgCGCAATGTAGTTTATAAACAACACTCacattattgcaaaagaaagtATAGTAAATTCGTGTCtagatttttttacttatttttcctaGACAGTAATACATGTCCATTacacgaatatatttttttaaaacgtgaaacaaaaatcgtccatttaagggttaatatcaTTTAACAAAGTCGTATTATTATCGTGGAAACGTCGCTAgcataatttaagaattttaataatttactctcaacaaatttgtaaaatcGAGCCTCGTAGGATGCTCGATTGTACCTAAACTCTTACGTGACAAAAGCGATTGTGCAGCATTGGCAAATGACTCATCGGTTATCGCGGTTCGAGTCAGTTCGCATAATTTATACCTAATAGACAATCCCAAAGAGAAAGTATCAAAAGCTGGCTTTGTCGGTGTCGTGTTCGCGGAAATCATGCGACGTGCGGTCGTTCTGGTTGCAACGTTATATCGAAACGCTAAAAATCCTCCAGACATGAAAATGGCATAGTTCGTAAGttgcaataaatttttaacagtGTTCCGCGGGAACAAGTGTACGCTTCTGGTACCGTTTTTAATATCTCGTCTTTTGTCTTCCTCGTTCGCACGCTAATTAACTAGCCATTCCTTTCTCTCGCTAATGTCACGTTTACTGGTTTGCCCGTATTGCGTGCAATCAGCCAATGAGCACAGGATGCGGTCGCAATCGCGGTAGAATTTAAAAAGGGGATGATTCTCTCGCGTACAGTCAGTTAGAATATCATAGAAAATACGACTTAACACGTCGATATAATATATCGCAATATATTACGAGTAAATGTACCTACTCTAGATTTAAAGATATATCAATAAATAGGGAAATGTAAAAGGGCTGTTTTCACCCCGAAGAAACGAATCGTTATCAACAGTAAAAATAGTTCAAAACTTCCCTCTTAGGGTCCTCCAAACAAATATGcacaatttccaaaaaatcgGTATTTTCAAATCACACCAAATTTCCTTTGGTACTCTCATACTTGAAAAGTGGCCCTCTTACTAAACCGAGCGTAACGCCATCAAcgcgtatgtatatatgacacaagaaaatatttttcgtagtTTTCGACCTGCACATGAATAtcgtgtaaaagaaaaagtgacGATACGCGTTCGTTCCATTGGAACTAATTCCTGAAGGTAGAAGAAATCATTCTACCTCGACGACGTGAAATACTAGATCCCTCGATCCGCCGAGCGAAGCGAAATTTTTGTACCTCTCGATCCACTAGTAGCTGCTAGCCTCAGCAATAAGCTGTTAGCACGGCGAATACTTAGCACGGCAGTTTTATCGATCTTCACTTGAACTTGCGACTCGCCTTGCAATTCAGACATCGCGTGCTTTGAAAGACTCGGAGCGCAAGGTGCGCAATCTTGTTTTCCTCCCTTCGTAGCGGAGTCTTATAGTGATCGAGAAACGTGctgttgaaaagaaatttcagcAATGCGGCAGCGAGCCTtgtatgcgaaataaaatgctGGGGTTGAAGACGCGGATAAAGATTATGATACCTTGAGTGGAAATTCTGCTCTAGAACTTACAAAAAATCTATCTACCTGTAAAATCTacctgtatacatatacgtatatatatacttatacgtatttaaaaatattcttgatcTTCAACATACATATAAACGTTACGCGAAAGGAAAAGTCGGGTTATGCACGCGTGtccttggaattaatttccaaataacACTTGATATCGGAGCAAACGAAGTTTCAAGCTACCGGTTCCCTCCATCGTAAATCGTAACGTTAGAAGGTCGATTCACTGGAAATTTGCCAGTCGATGTCTGCAACGAGTTAATCAAAGGATCACGACGTGtcgatggaatttttaattcgcgcATTTTCCAACGATCGGTCATTCGATCCGTGGTTGATTACGACAGCTAAGCCGTTAACCTTGAAGTTCCTGTTACCCAAGCAAGCCCGTATTTAGAACTGCATCGAACCGAAAGCCGATGAACCGGTTCTACGTACGATTCTATCCTATCAAACTTTAGCCAACAGATGCGCGACGATACGGGAAGACGACACTTATCGTTGCCTTgggattcattttttttaacaattaaattgaatttttgatttaattcGTTCCGTGTATGCAGcacttatttaattaatagtcAAAAGTAATTTTAGACCGACAAATGGTTCCGTTTTTCGATCGATCAGAGTGGATTAGGTTAGTATCAAATCTCAGAAGAATTGTTTGATTACTTTGCTCGGTGATAAAATCTTGAAATCCTTTTTTTACTGCGGAGGTTAACGAACCATCATCAAACATCAATAAATTGGTGTTTAAATTGGATATTTTCTCTCGAAATCCTTTTTTTTCGCCGCGGAGGTTAACGAACCATCGAGGATTCCGTTCCGTCATCCTCATCCAACGAAATCCTTCTCAGTAATGCTCGCTCCGATCTTTCTACTCTTAATCCAGTTTCTGTCGTCCATAAATCCCCTTTTCGTTCTCCGTAAAATGTGCGTTGAACCAGCCGAGAGtcacgataaaattaaaagtagagCCTGTGTGCTATCGTCGCGGTGCAATCTAAGGATTTTTTAATACTCGGATGCCGAGCATGACTCTCGTTTCGCCTGCCATTACCGGTCAAATTCGTGCTCCTTCGGTCAGTAATGTCGCGTGACACGAAATCGAAAGAAGGAAGTGATTACTGGGGATTTACGAACGCACAACAACATTCGGCGACATTGTTCCCCTGTGCACGCGAAATGTTGCTGTTAGGGACCATTGCTGACAAAGGGACCATTGCTGACAAAGGGACCGTGAAAACGCAAAGGCAATTTTCTATCCTCGTTGGAATATAATGTTCATATAATGGTTCACTATGGTTCGTATAGTGGCTTCGATAGAGATCaggaaaaattttgtaaatgattAACGAGTACTTGAATATATTCCCAATAACTTCCAacatttagaatatttttagacgAACTTAATATTGGATATTAAATTACGTTATTGTGGTGTTAGTTCTTATTGAACGAGGATATAGTAGAACCCCGATTATTGCACGGATGCTCCgtttattgcattttaaagtATTCTGGACACCCTCTTCGGGAGATCACTTAGAATCTTCGCAATTATTTGTACATGTACTTCTGCTCATCCTTGTCGCAGGAGAAACGAACAGAAACGAATAAGAGTGGGGATGTACAGGTCTTTTCCCCTTTCACCTTCCTCGCGAAGGTGGAACGGACAACCTTCACGATTTCTTTCCTTGTTGGATACGTGGAGGCGCGACGCCAGCTCCACGCTCGGCAGAGATCGAAAGCTAGCGATCTAGACGCCTGAGGAAAACGAAGAACGATCGAGCCAGCTGCGATCGTCGTCTGCACGCGGCAATCGGTACACGTGGTCAGCTGGATCGTTCGTCTCTAGCAATAGTCCCGAATCGTTTCTAAACGTCTCTAGACAAATCCGTTCTTCATCTAGATCGCGTAGATCTTCCTCTAGAAGAAAGTATTCGTCGCGATCGGTACCATCTTGTTTACCATCTTGTTTTGTTCGCGAAACGACTGACAGGGAACCGTTTGCCCGAGTGAAACTAGTGTTTACGATCGAACTCGCTATCTTTCGTTCGGAGATCGTTGGATCGAAGTTTCGAGATCTGCGGAGTCGTTCGTGGCTCTTCGGGCGGATCCACGCTCGCTGCGAACGGTGTTCTCGACGAAACTCGTTTCTACGGTGCACGAGGAGGAAAGTAGGGTATAACAACCGGTAAACAAAACAGTAAGAGAGCGGACTCCTGCCGCGATAGCATGGCGAACGCTTCTTCGGCGTGGCTCGAAAACAGGATTCGGTGAGGGACGATCGTGAATTTCGCGACGCCCGTTACCGCGATCGTCGACGAAATTCGGTTGAAAGTGAAACTCGTTCCGTGCCACGACGTTGGGAATTAATCCGTAATAATACGAATTTTCTGCGTGATCAtcgaacattttcattgtacGCCGCGTGTGTTGACTACGGGATCTTAGAATGTGATAATAATATCACTCCTTTCATACGAAGTATCGGAGAAGGTAGGAATATGATACACCgattttacgttaaattaaaaaaaaatgttacgtttTCGTGGCTGTGTGAATCTGGCACCCgactttccaaaaattaactttttttttaccgaaaatgatagtatttcgtttgtagttgattgTAGTAACGATAGTTTCGTTTGTGGTTCcatcgtttaataaataagaaaaaatttaaaaaatgaccaGGTCTCAGAATCGTTTGTAGTTGTTTGCAGCGATTTCCGTTTCGTTTGCAGTTGAATACTACAAACAActacaaacgattctgaatcacGTGGGATTTGAActatctcaatgtcgggtgctggtcgttttatcaattttttcttatgtattaaATGATggaactacaaacgaaatactataattttccgtaagaaaaaagttacttGTTTGAAATtcgggtgccaggttcacatagccGCGTGCATGCAGTTGGCAGTCGTGGCCAGTGACCAAAAAACCTTTGTGTCTCGTATTACACTGTCTCGTATTTCTACCTTCTCTTGCGAATGAAAATCGTCAGGTAGCATCAGACCCACTCGGAGATCAAGTGAGGCTTGGGTCCGTTACCTTTTAAAGTCTCTCAGTTTATTAAACGAGTTATTCCTCGTGCAACAAGTTTTATGGTCCCTGTGTTAGTGAACTTCTGGGGACCCTTgctatattaacaaaataattgttcgtGTAACAGGTATTATTTTTGGTGCAAAGAGGAATATTATCGCGTTACGTCATAGATTTTTCCTCtaggcttttttttttttaataagatcCCGAATCCTTATTTAGCATATCTTGCCTTGGACGTAACGCTTCCATTCATCGAACAAGCTTTCGATTACCCTATGGTTGGTTACCACATAATTAGTTTGAACAGGTTATTCGAACGATTAATCATTCCACTGTCGTGCTCGAGTTGCCTTGAACAACGTGCCCGCCAGGTGAACACAAGTGAAATTGTGCTTAATGACTCAAATCAGtcttatttttgcaattcatGCTGCTAGGTTGCTACTACGTGTGTTTTAATAAACTCGTTTTGCAAATAGGCGAACCTTTTCGGTTTCATCTTTTTTGATTCTGAAGATTAAGGCGGTACCAATTGGTTGTTCATTTAGTGGCAGTTTAACTAGAATCCCAACATGCATTATTTCTAAAACTTAGTGACTAAAATGAGCCTTAGTTTGATCTCCTTTGATTCTGAACACTCAGTTCCCACAAATTGATTGTTTATTCAGTAGCAGTTTAATTAGAATCCCACCATCCCTAAACCACTCGATTCTCTTGCTCGTTGTACCAAAATAACCATTCATCCCCaaatgatatacatatttctcgACTACCCCTTTTCTGTAAACCTGAGGACTCGCTTGCGATCTCGAGGCTTCGACAAACTTACCCTGCGATAAAGCTCGAGTGTCTATCTACACAGCGTAAGACACGAAATGCATACTCGACAATGCCGAAAGCCGCACTCGAAACCCTCGAAGATTCTAGTTGAAGCCCCATCGTCGGTTCCCTAAAAGAGAACACTTCTCGAGGAGACATTCGTTCTTTGATTCCGCCGCGACGAATCGTCCTAAAGCTGTAGGTCCTTCGAATCACTGACTCTTCGATtacgataaaatgaaaacagaCATGCCGGACGTTCAGGAGAGAAAGGGAAAGACCGACGATCGATTGGGATCGTCGAAGCTGATCTCCAGGTCGCGAGTGTGCCAGGAACACGGCGAAGAGGACTGCCCGAGCGAGAACGAGCACGAGTTCGAATCTCTGGAGTACGAAGAAGACGTTTACTACTCGAACCTGACGGCTACGCCGAGCTTCGACGACATCGACGAGCTGGAGGACGGCGAAAACGAGATCGTCGTCCACTGTTGGCGCGACTCGAACGGGGAGATCGACGAGATCGTGGTAGGCGACGCAAATTTGTCGGTGGAGACGCAGTTCTTCACCCCCGATGCCGAGGAGGGATCGTCCAGTCGcgggaggaggaagaagagatCGGTTAGAGTGATATTCCAGGACTTCTCCAAGCCTTACCTGGCCAAGATCAGCAACAGCCAGAACTACAAGAAGTTCCTCGAATTGGTAAAAGGTGCACAATGTAACTCGGGGATGAAATCTAATTGGTGGAGGTGGCTGGAAACGGGAATCGTTGgcagtaattatttatcatatcgGATAAGTGTGGAAAATATACAGACACTTGGGAATTGCAAACGCTTGAGATGTTTAAGAGCGGAAAGATGAGGGACAATGGCGAAAGCTCAGTGTGAAGCTCTCCAGcttcaaataataaagtttgGATTTCTAATTTTCCTAGTTTCacatttgtatacaattacaaatattgaatgcaTTCGCTCGTTGGGAGCTGCAAGCACAACAgagatatataatatacaataataatagacTTACTGTGGAAAGCTCAGTATTCCTGAATTACGTACCCCGGGTTcgagtaattataataataataataaattagggGTGTGTGTCGAAATTTgcgtttttaatattttgatatagTTGCAAATATCAAAAGTATTCACTCGCTGAGCGTACACAAAGAACCATAAGTAGGACAGCGTTGCAAATATGAAAGTGAGAACTGTATCACTTGGTGTCGGTTCTACCTAACAGAATTGCCATAACGGTACCTGAAGGAAAcattatacagagtgtttcgTAAAGAACccgacaaattttttcaagtaaaattctttcaaggatcatttttaatgaaaaaattcatgttataCTTTAGATCAGTTTCTACGCATTATCATGATTATCGTTAATTAGCCTTTGTGCCCCGTGCATGAACTATTTACGAATCAGGCTGCTCGTAATACCGACGAATTATTAATCTCGATATCGCtatacagtatttattttacaatttaaaccAGTTTCTATTCGTTACCAAGATCAGTGTGCTTACAGAAGAAATACTTCACTTCGATGTTATTATACAGTATTTACATTACAAGTTGAATAAGATTCTACTCATTATCAGAATTATCATTAATTACTCTTCATGTCTCACGAACCAAGTATCGATGAACCAGTGCGCTCGCAATACAGAAGAAATAATACACCTCGATGTCGtgctacaatatttattttgcaacatactagaatttttaatacagcTCTGATGCTATTAAGACACAATACAGCAAGTAAATTATACCTTTCTCTTCTCGCTACAATCCTTTCTTTCACTCGTAGATTTCTAAGCGCTTCTAATCGATCGAATTAATTCGCGTTTATAGCTGAAAGTTTTCGCCTAGTTGAAATTCCTTCGCTCGCCCCGAATCCAGACGTTCTTGCCGTTTGCAACACCGTTTCGCATCACTGGATTCGTGAAAGTTTCCTCTGTCTGTAAATTAGCGACAGCAGAATGTGCACACGGGGGATGAGAGGCCAGCGAGGAAAAATTCGTTCTTGATCGTTTCCAGGAGCAAAAAGCAGGAGCAGAAACAGTAAACCGCATACCGTAGTTCCTTTTTCTACGGTTAGTCACGCTTCCGGAGGCGGAGCATAGTGAAGTGTTCATCTGGATATTCCAGAGAAGCCTTTAGCTTTAAAATTTACTACGCGAAACGTATGGTCTTCAAGGACCGCTCTAGTACGATTCTTCTaacgtgtttctttttctttttgcaggCGAGGATGCCACTCTTCACTCCTCGGGCTACATATCGCCGTCGTCGGAGTCCGTCGTGAGCGAGCTGCAAGGACTTTCTTTGGAGGAGCAAGACCGTCAGAAAGCAGAATGGAGCGCGGAGCTGGCCAAGGTATGTAGCAAACTGTTTCACCTTTCCATGAAATCATCAAACGGCAGGAATTGTGATGTATGACCTCGCGAGAAGGTTAATCCGCTATTTGTACTTAGCTTCACAGTTAATAGCATCTGAGActcctttttgtttttttggaTCCCATATGTCGAGACATCGTGATCATTTCAGTGACCCTGAAACGATCGTACCTAGTCTTACAACTGTGTTTACACTTTCTACCTCCATATTTAGTAAGAATTTACGACTTAGAAGAGGACTTTCTGTATTAGCATTAGGCCATAAGTTCGCGATGAAGACTgcgtcgatatttaataaaaaaaagctacagaaattttatagcgatGGTACAGTGACTGTGTCAGAAAAGCGAGAAATTATTGTGAAATGAGAGAGATTACCTTTTTTATGACACTTAAGAGTACGGAATGAACTTTTAGAAACTAACCACgtctaaaaaaatttcaataacgtGCCAAGACATGACAGCAACCGATTTAATCCCATCTCGAAAGGGTGGTTAAtttgtcttaaaaaaaaaatcaattcggTGAAACCGTGGAATTTTGGGCTCGCAAGTTTGACTCCGTATCACGTCGTCGCGTAGTTGAGCATATTTGCGATGAATTTGAAGAATCCGCGTGTCGCAGGTGGAAGAGGAGATACAAACCCTGAGGCACGTCCTGGCGAATAAGATCAAAGTCTCCCAGGAGCTGAAGAGGAAGCTGGGGATCAGCGTGTGGAAGGAGATCACCGAGGACATGAATCAGGGCTTGAAAAACGTTAAGGAGAGCCAAGTGTACGTTTTTAGCAAATCGAAACCCATCGAGAAGCACGcatttctctctctttttctctgcTCACCTGTCCTTCGCCCTCATCTTGCACGAATGGAGTCCCATGTTGGTATTCATCCAGCCCTGTTACAATGCACAAGGTCCCCAACAGCGTGCGGGTACTCCACGAACAATGAAAGTTTCCGTTTCATTAATTGCCGAAGTTGAACGAAGCAATTGTTCTATTTAATGAACGTTTTAACGAGTCGTTTCGCAATCTCTTGCTACGCCACGCGCGAATAATTGAGCGGTTGGAACCGTAGCTGGAGGAGCTTTTCTTGCCGCTACATAGAAACAAATCCAAGTTGATAGAACATCTCCGTCGACGTTTAATCAATTTAGTTTCACGTAAAGTAAGTAGATGGCGAATTACAAATTagcgaacaatttttgtttgcttgctgaaatttttcttttttagcaCCTCGCTGACCTAGCTGTAAGGTTTACAAGAGTCGCAAAGGCGGCGCTAGCGTCGTGTCTTGTATAACTTCCAGGGTTCTTCTTCTCAAAGATACTTTTGGTGAATacataaatttgaaatgaaaactataaaatagaaacatctaaataaatttcgacAAACTCTATTTACATGTATACCTATTAATTCTTTCAAGTATGGTTTAGGTAtaggtataatatatttaattacatataacataaaatatatattatttataatttatagacCTATAGATCTATATTGTTTTCACAGTCGGAAATTGCATAAACTAATTTCAGTGTATATACGAGTAAACACTTAGACTGGTCAGCAGagtgttaaattaattatatctctggtttattttcaatatgaTAGCACTTCGAGCAAGTACGTAGGGTCTCCCTGATTACcatgaacaaaattataagtTACGCATGTGCAACACTTATCCtacacgatatttattttttgtattcatttattatccTAATTTCGCGTATGGTGACGGATACCAATCTCCTCGTACCCCCATCGTTTATTTTCTGCTACTTTTGCCCTTCAGACACGTAGAGCACTTTTCTTTGACTTTTGGTTGGGTTCTCATTCAGTTATCAGAACGTCGGGGAGAAACTCGGTCAGTTCACCAAGGCAGTCACCGAGAACACTTTGTAAGTACACAAGACAATTCCGTTTTCCTTAGGACCCAACGTTCCCTCCGATAGTCATTAATCCTCGAAATGAAACCAGAAGAAATGCATCTTGTCGCgttaaaagtttaatttacaCGGTGtgttgaaattttaagaagCTGGC
Encoded here:
- the LOC128877611 gene encoding uncharacterized protein LOC128877611 isoform X3, whose amino-acid sequence is MKTDMPDVQERKGKTDDRLGSSKLISRSRVCQEHGEEDCPSENEHEFESLEYEEDVYYSNLTATPSFDDIDELEDGENEIVVHCWRDSNGEIDEIVVGDANLSVETQFFTPDAEEGSSSRGRRKKRSVRVIFQDFSKPYLAKISNSQNYKKFLELVKGEDATLHSSGYISPSSESVVSELQGLSLEEQDRQKAEWSAELAKVEEEIQTLRHVLANKIKVSQELKRKLGISVWKEITEDMNQGLKNVKESQVFQKTESVFKTTAEKTTSILGGFGSGLSMKIGQMRNSDSFRSLEERVGSAYENMKTKVVPSRSSSMQSFDDALRESESARRASAAPSATSPTIPEEKLPAFSA
- the LOC128877611 gene encoding tumor protein D53 homolog isoform X1; translation: MMIDMPDVQERKGKTDDRLGSSKLISRSRVCQEHGEEDCPSENEHEFESLEYEEDVYYSNLTATPSFDDIDELEDGENEIVVHCWRDSNGEIDEIVVGDANLSVETQFFTPDAEEGSSSRGRRKKRSVRVIFQDFSKPYLAKISNSQNYKKFLELVKGEDATLHSSGYISPSSESVVSELQGLSLEEQDRQKAEWSAELAKVEEEIQTLRHVLANKIKVSQELKRKLGISVWKEITEDMNQGLKNVKESQVYQNVGEKLGQFTKAVTENTLFQKTESVFKTTAEKTTSILGGFGSGLSMKIGQMRNSDSFRSLEERVGSAYENMKTKVVPSRSSSMQSFDDALRESESARRASAAPSATSPTIPEEKLPAFSA
- the LOC128877611 gene encoding tumor protein D53 homolog isoform X2, whose product is MPDVQERKGKTDDRLGSSKLISRSRVCQEHGEEDCPSENEHEFESLEYEEDVYYSNLTATPSFDDIDELEDGENEIVVHCWRDSNGEIDEIVVGDANLSVETQFFTPDAEEGSSSRGRRKKRSVRVIFQDFSKPYLAKISNSQNYKKFLELVKGEDATLHSSGYISPSSESVVSELQGLSLEEQDRQKAEWSAELAKVEEEIQTLRHVLANKIKVSQELKRKLGISVWKEITEDMNQGLKNVKESQVYQNVGEKLGQFTKAVTENTLFQKTESVFKTTAEKTTSILGGFGSGLSMKIGQMRNSDSFRSLEERVGSAYENMKTKVVPSRSSSMQSFDDALRESESARRASAAPSATSPTIPEEKLPAFSA